From bacterium, a single genomic window includes:
- a CDS encoding DUF3501 family protein, which produces MKPLTLAELPSPADFERLRPALREAVLAHKAARRLALGDRVMLLFEDRETVRWQVLEMCRVEGLRSPEAIQHELDTYNELVPGEGELSATLFIEITDADEIRPELDRLVGLDEALSLHIGAHALMARFDEKQMEEDRISAVHYVQVAVPPEAAAELANPEVPAAFVVDHANYQARAELTGEIRHQLIRDLSGGRTELVPVGDFTRASSDDPDEILETRGPVRLVRPARPRAPGHLIVEPTRPAPPFPDAPDELVAALFSLAQEAARQIEAKHGACRISADATAPLRLDLYAPKREG; this is translated from the coding sequence GTGAAGCCCCTCACCCTCGCCGAATTGCCGTCTCCGGCCGACTTCGAGCGTCTCAGGCCTGCACTGCGCGAAGCGGTCCTCGCCCACAAGGCCGCCCGTCGACTGGCCTTGGGGGATCGCGTGATGCTGCTCTTCGAAGACCGCGAAACCGTGCGTTGGCAGGTCCTCGAAATGTGCCGGGTCGAAGGCCTGCGCTCTCCGGAGGCCATCCAGCACGAACTCGATACCTACAACGAGCTCGTCCCGGGCGAGGGCGAGCTCTCGGCGACCCTCTTCATCGAGATCACCGACGCCGACGAGATCCGTCCCGAGCTCGACCGGCTGGTGGGCCTCGACGAGGCCCTCAGCCTGCACATCGGAGCCCACGCCTTGATGGCCCGCTTCGACGAGAAGCAGATGGAGGAGGATCGTATCTCCGCGGTCCACTACGTGCAGGTTGCCGTCCCGCCGGAGGCCGCGGCAGAGCTGGCGAACCCGGAGGTCCCGGCCGCCTTCGTCGTCGATCATGCGAACTACCAGGCCCGGGCAGAACTCACGGGCGAAATCCGCCACCAGCTGATTCGCGATCTCTCCGGAGGTCGGACCGAGTTGGTTCCCGTCGGCGACTTCACCCGCGCCAGCAGCGACGACCCGGACGAAATCCTCGAAACCCGCGGTCCCGTCCGCCTGGTGCGCCCAGCTCGCCCCAGGGCGCCCGGCCATCTGATCGTCGAGCCCACACGGCCGGCTCCGCCCTTCCCCGACGCTCCTGACGAGTTGGTGGCGGCGCTGTTCTCGCTCGCCCAGGAAGCGGCGAGGCAGATCGAGGCGAAACACGGGGCTTGCCGCATCTCCGCCGACGCCACCGCGCCTCTTCGGCTCGATCTCTACGCCCCCAAACGAGAGGGCTGA
- a CDS encoding DUF2203 family protein, with translation MAKQWTLASAEALFPDVRERTARAVEKTETLVAQRDELLAESPERAIVEQHIEAEISRWMREMEALGLDIKGIWLVDFDTGSGYLCWKWPEERLGYFHTYEDGFAGRTPIQ, from the coding sequence ATGGCGAAGCAATGGACGTTGGCTTCCGCTGAGGCGCTGTTCCCGGATGTTCGGGAGCGTACGGCTCGAGCGGTCGAGAAGACCGAGACGCTCGTCGCCCAACGCGACGAGCTACTGGCCGAATCGCCCGAGCGCGCGATCGTCGAGCAGCATATCGAAGCCGAGATTTCGCGGTGGATGCGCGAGATGGAGGCCCTCGGTCTCGACATCAAAGGCATCTGGCTGGTGGATTTCGATACCGGCAGTGGATACCTGTGCTGGAAGTGGCCGGAAGAACGGCTGGGGTATTTCCATACCTACGAAGATGGCTTCGCCGGACGGACGCCGATCCAATAG
- a CDS encoding MCE family protein: protein MSDRRRLNLVVGLFVVAALAVGAMALLFLGARGGILNPRYRLVTYFDDVQGLVSGAPVRLAGRDIGSVEFVSFAPLAGDLPPVRVIMQVDEAVQNRVRSDSVARIATIGLLGDKYIEVSMGTPVGRVLDDGEELASVSPLDLGMAVTRGTEAIDNIATLAANVNRVVEEFGTSMGGKKVADATSSLTSIVAEIQEGDGLLHGLIYDSYEGGGVESVERSLASVADILDQIRNGEGTLHELIYGGPDEGDVLTEALKATESLNAILAKIDAGNGTLGLLVNDPGLYTDLQELVGGAQRSLVVRSLIRLSTESE, encoded by the coding sequence ATGTCTGATCGTCGTCGGTTGAACCTGGTCGTCGGACTCTTCGTCGTGGCTGCCCTGGCCGTAGGGGCGATGGCGCTGCTCTTCCTCGGGGCAAGGGGCGGGATCCTGAACCCGCGCTACCGGCTCGTCACCTACTTCGACGATGTCCAGGGCCTGGTGTCCGGCGCTCCGGTGCGGCTCGCGGGGCGGGATATCGGCTCAGTGGAATTCGTGAGCTTCGCGCCGCTGGCCGGGGATCTACCGCCGGTGCGCGTGATCATGCAGGTGGACGAAGCGGTACAGAATCGGGTCCGGAGCGATTCGGTCGCGCGTATCGCGACGATCGGTCTGTTGGGGGACAAGTACATCGAGGTTTCGATGGGTACCCCCGTCGGGCGGGTGCTCGATGACGGTGAGGAGCTCGCCTCGGTCAGCCCACTCGATCTTGGAATGGCCGTGACACGCGGCACGGAGGCGATCGACAACATCGCCACCCTGGCGGCGAACGTGAATCGCGTCGTCGAAGAGTTCGGAACCTCCATGGGTGGGAAGAAGGTGGCCGACGCGACCAGTTCCTTGACCTCGATCGTTGCCGAGATCCAGGAGGGGGACGGGCTCCTCCACGGCCTGATCTATGACAGCTACGAAGGCGGCGGGGTCGAGAGTGTGGAGCGTTCTCTCGCCAGCGTGGCGGATATTCTCGATCAGATCAGGAACGGGGAAGGTACCCTGCATGAGTTGATCTACGGGGGGCCGGACGAAGGGGATGTCTTGACGGAGGCGCTGAAAGCCACGGAGAGTCTGAACGCGATCCTTGCGAAGATCGACGCGGGGAACGGAACGCTGGGCCTGCTGGTGAACGACCCGGGTTTGTATACGGATCTGCAAGAGCTGGTTGGCGGCGCCCAGCGCAGCCTCGTCGTGCGTTCGCTGATCCGCCTCTCGACCGAGAGCGAGTAG
- a CDS encoding ATP-binding cassette domain-containing protein: MSAGTPVLRLQGIRKAFREEPVLRGVDLTVAKGDTFTILGGSGSGKSVCLKHMIGLLEADAGQVMIEDRDVTHLSERGWVSERKRFGMVFQGAALFDSLSVYENVAYPIREHRHDPEGRVRERVRVCLASVGLAGIEELVPAELSGGMRKRVGVARAIALEPAVMLYDEPTTGLDPANSRRIGRLIRQLQKELGVTSVVVTHDMELCHAISDRIALLRDGRIVLEGAAAELADGRHPEMRRFLEGANEAQPLGMEEPAEEDSSHA; encoded by the coding sequence ATGAGCGCTGGCACACCGGTATTGCGTCTCCAGGGGATTCGCAAGGCGTTTCGTGAAGAACCCGTGCTGCGCGGCGTCGATCTGACGGTCGCCAAGGGGGACACGTTCACGATCCTCGGGGGCTCTGGCTCGGGGAAATCGGTGTGTCTGAAGCACATGATCGGCCTGCTCGAGGCCGACGCTGGACAAGTCATGATCGAGGATCGGGATGTCACGCACCTGTCCGAGCGAGGTTGGGTCTCCGAGCGCAAACGTTTCGGAATGGTGTTCCAGGGCGCAGCCCTCTTCGACTCCCTCAGCGTCTACGAGAACGTGGCGTACCCGATCCGGGAGCATCGCCACGATCCTGAGGGGCGGGTGCGAGAGAGGGTGAGGGTGTGCCTCGCCTCCGTCGGCCTCGCAGGGATCGAGGAGCTGGTGCCCGCCGAGCTCTCCGGAGGCATGCGCAAGCGCGTCGGAGTGGCCAGGGCCATTGCGCTCGAACCTGCCGTGATGCTCTACGACGAGCCCACGACCGGGCTCGATCCGGCGAACTCGAGGCGCATCGGCCGGTTGATCCGACAGCTCCAGAAGGAACTCGGCGTCACATCCGTTGTCGTCACCCACGACATGGAACTCTGTCACGCGATTTCCGATCGCATCGCCCTCCTGAGGGATGGACGCATCGTCCTGGAGGGTGCCGCTGCCGAGTTGGCGGATGGCCGTCATCCGGAGATGCGTCGTTTCCTCGAAGGAGCCAACGAGGCCCAGCCGCTGGGCATGGAAGAGCCGGCCGAGGAGGATTCGTCTCATGCGTGA
- a CDS encoding ABC transporter permease: protein MSQPAALPSPITRLGDRVLTNVGILGEFGLLVAASIRTFQRRGFPLRETLLQFEMIAVRSTPIVAITALFTGMVLALQTAFALSRFGAKPYVGSILGLAIVRELGPVLAALMVAGRVGAGITSELGSMKVTEQVDAIRAMGADPVEKLVLPRVIATTVGLPLLTLFAIVLGIFGGLLVADLQYRIAPDFFLQTVTTAVTVGDFISGVVKTFVFGWTIAIVACFVGLRADGGTAGVGRATTQSVVAASIAVLVSDFFLTKLLMLVPTDRVLAWLGSALS, encoded by the coding sequence ATGAGCCAGCCGGCAGCCCTTCCGAGCCCCATCACCCGCCTGGGCGATCGTGTGCTGACGAACGTCGGCATCCTCGGCGAGTTCGGCCTGCTCGTGGCGGCTTCCATTCGGACGTTCCAACGGCGGGGCTTTCCGTTGCGCGAGACGCTGCTGCAATTCGAGATGATCGCGGTTCGCTCCACGCCGATCGTGGCCATCACCGCGCTCTTCACGGGCATGGTGCTGGCCCTGCAGACGGCCTTCGCGCTCTCCCGGTTCGGCGCCAAGCCCTACGTCGGCAGCATTCTCGGGCTGGCGATCGTGCGCGAGCTCGGACCGGTGCTGGCGGCGCTGATGGTGGCCGGGCGGGTCGGCGCGGGCATCACCTCGGAGCTCGGCTCGATGAAGGTGACCGAGCAGGTCGATGCGATCCGCGCGATGGGAGCGGATCCGGTCGAGAAGCTGGTGTTGCCGAGGGTGATCGCGACGACCGTGGGTCTTCCGCTCCTGACCCTTTTCGCCATCGTACTCGGCATCTTCGGCGGGCTCCTGGTGGCGGATCTTCAGTACCGGATCGCACCGGATTTCTTTCTACAGACCGTGACGACGGCCGTGACCGTCGGCGACTTCATCTCAGGCGTGGTCAAGACGTTTGTCTTCGGCTGGACCATCGCCATCGTGGCATGCTTCGTGGGCCTTCGGGCAGATGGCGGTACGGCCGGGGTGGGCCGAGCCACGACCCAATCGGTCGTGGCCGCATCGATTGCCGTGCTCGTCTCGGATTTCTTCCTGACCAAGTTGCTCATGCTGGTACCTACCGACCGGGTCCTGGCGTGGCTCGGGAGTGCTCTCTCATGA